One window of Brevibacillus choshinensis genomic DNA carries:
- a CDS encoding protein adenylyltransferase SelO translates to MIEKNGVIETGWNFDNSYARLPKAFFSRLNSPPVRAPKLAILNGPLATSLSLNIQALESEEGVASLAGNRIPEGAEPLAQAYAGHQFGHFTMLGDGRALLLGEQITPQGERVDIQLKGSGRTPYSRRGDGRAALGPMLREYIISEAMHALGIPTTRSLAVVTTGESIYRETELPGAILTRVAASHIRVGTFQYAAKGCTIEELRALADYTLQRHYPDVADDDNRYLSFLQEVIKRQASLIAKWQLVGFIHGVMNTDNMAISGETIDYGPCAFMDAYDPATVFSSIDAQGRYAYGNQPYIAAWNLARFAETLLPLLHDDQEQSVKLAEEAIAEFPKLYHRNWLDGMRAKLGIFNEEAEDEALVIELLNAMQKVGADYTNTFRALTFEKIEEPVLFGTLEFAEWQEKWQARLGRQQETAETSHELMRENNPAVIPRNHRVEEALEAAVSQGDYSVLERLLGALSRPYAHLPEQEEYAALPDSSCGRYQTYCGT, encoded by the coding sequence ATGATAGAGAAAAACGGAGTAATAGAAACGGGATGGAACTTTGACAACAGCTATGCCCGACTGCCGAAAGCATTTTTTAGCAGGCTAAACTCACCGCCTGTGCGTGCGCCGAAGCTGGCTATATTAAATGGACCGCTGGCAACCTCCCTAAGTCTAAATATCCAAGCGTTAGAAAGCGAGGAAGGCGTCGCTTCGCTGGCTGGCAATCGGATTCCAGAAGGCGCCGAGCCCCTCGCCCAAGCCTACGCCGGCCATCAATTCGGGCATTTTACCATGCTAGGAGATGGCCGAGCTCTGCTGCTGGGTGAGCAGATCACTCCCCAAGGTGAGCGAGTAGATATTCAGCTAAAGGGCTCAGGCAGAACGCCCTACTCCCGTCGAGGAGATGGTCGAGCAGCTCTCGGCCCAATGTTGCGCGAGTACATCATCAGCGAAGCCATGCACGCCCTCGGCATCCCGACCACGCGCAGCTTGGCGGTCGTCACTACCGGTGAATCCATCTATCGCGAGACCGAGCTACCAGGTGCCATTCTGACCCGCGTGGCTGCCAGTCATATTCGCGTCGGCACTTTTCAATACGCTGCGAAAGGGTGCACGATCGAGGAGCTACGTGCCCTGGCGGATTACACCTTGCAACGGCATTATCCGGATGTGGCTGACGATGACAACCGCTATCTTTCGTTCCTTCAGGAAGTGATCAAGCGCCAAGCCTCGCTCATTGCCAAATGGCAGCTCGTCGGCTTCATTCACGGCGTCATGAACACCGACAACATGGCCATTAGTGGAGAAACCATTGACTATGGTCCTTGCGCCTTCATGGATGCCTATGACCCCGCGACGGTATTCAGCTCCATCGACGCTCAAGGCCGCTATGCCTATGGCAACCAGCCGTATATTGCGGCGTGGAATCTCGCGAGATTTGCCGAGACTCTGTTGCCTCTGCTGCATGACGACCAGGAGCAGTCTGTCAAACTGGCCGAGGAAGCGATTGCCGAATTTCCAAAGCTGTATCATCGGAATTGGCTTGATGGAATGAGGGCGAAGCTGGGGATTTTTAACGAAGAGGCTGAGGATGAAGCACTCGTTATTGAGCTGCTTAATGCCATGCAGAAGGTTGGAGCGGATTATACGAATACTTTTCGGGCATTGACGTTTGAGAAGATCGAGGAGCCGGTCTTGTTTGGTACTCTGGAGTTTGCCGAGTGGCAAGAGAAGTGGCAGGCGAGATTGGGGAGGCAGCAGGAAACGGCAGAGACCTCTCATGAATTGATGCGGGAGAATAATCCGGCGGTGATTCCTCGGAATCATCGGGTGGAGGAAGCGCTGGAGGCTGCGGTAAGCCAAGGCGATTATAGTGTGTTGGAGCGGCTGCTTGGGGCTTTGTCGAGGCCGTATGCGCATTTGCCAGAGCAGGAGGAGTACGCTGCGTTGCCTGATTCATCTTGTGGGCGTTATCAGACTTATTGTGGGACTTGA
- a CDS encoding M81 family metallopeptidase, with protein MRIVIAEVMHETNTFSNVPTTRELFELWEWARGEQILTNHRGVRDFLGGMIDGAEQRGIEVVGAFSASAYPAGTITKETFNSLQDELLTGIAAAGKVDAICLSLHGAGVAEGIDDLEGALLKAVRQQVGYDIPLIVTLDLHGNITDEMITEADILLGVHLYPHVDCYERGLEAVELAEKMVNGELVPRMYRATLPLIVPTSTTNLSPAKDINEACYKWEREPGMVDCAFFHGFPYTDIPELGVTVVTVANNDEALAKRAAEDIANLIWEKREEFEPQVLTPQEGLELAKAATAFPVVLNETSDNPGGGTPGDGTYLLRAMLEADLQDACFGFIYDPEVAALAHEKGVGATIEVQLGGKTDNLHGEPIALTAYVKSLTDGCFITSSPMGKGQPVNLGKSVRLQANGVDILVCSVKTQVLDEQIYLLHGIDVTQFKIVSLKSSQHFRASFEPISAQIITVDSPGLTTLRFQSFDYKRLNRPVYPLDPVNRS; from the coding sequence ATGAGAATCGTAATTGCAGAGGTCATGCACGAAACGAACACGTTCTCAAATGTCCCTACAACCCGCGAGTTATTTGAGCTCTGGGAGTGGGCACGGGGCGAGCAAATCTTGACCAATCACAGAGGAGTGCGGGATTTCCTGGGCGGAATGATTGATGGTGCCGAGCAGCGTGGTATTGAAGTGGTAGGTGCATTTTCTGCAAGCGCTTACCCGGCGGGCACGATTACGAAAGAAACCTTCAATTCCCTGCAGGATGAATTGCTCACAGGAATTGCAGCAGCGGGAAAAGTAGATGCGATTTGCTTGTCTCTGCATGGTGCAGGTGTCGCTGAGGGCATTGACGATCTAGAAGGAGCTCTGCTAAAAGCAGTTCGCCAACAAGTCGGTTACGACATTCCACTGATTGTCACCCTCGATCTTCACGGAAACATCACGGACGAGATGATAACGGAGGCAGATATTTTGCTTGGTGTCCATCTCTATCCACACGTCGATTGCTACGAACGCGGTCTGGAAGCAGTCGAGCTGGCGGAAAAGATGGTCAATGGTGAACTTGTACCACGCATGTACCGTGCGACGCTGCCACTGATTGTTCCGACCTCTACGACGAATCTATCTCCAGCAAAAGATATTAACGAAGCGTGCTATAAATGGGAGCGGGAGCCGGGAATGGTAGACTGTGCGTTCTTCCACGGCTTTCCGTACACGGACATTCCAGAACTGGGTGTGACGGTTGTCACGGTGGCAAACAACGATGAAGCGCTGGCAAAGCGAGCGGCAGAGGACATCGCGAACCTGATCTGGGAAAAGCGCGAGGAATTCGAGCCGCAGGTACTAACTCCGCAAGAGGGACTCGAATTAGCCAAAGCGGCAACAGCGTTCCCCGTGGTGCTAAATGAAACATCCGATAATCCGGGTGGCGGTACACCAGGGGATGGTACGTACCTGCTGAGAGCGATGCTGGAGGCAGACTTGCAAGATGCCTGCTTTGGATTTATCTACGATCCAGAGGTAGCTGCACTGGCTCATGAAAAAGGTGTCGGCGCGACGATTGAGGTGCAGCTAGGTGGCAAAACAGACAACCTGCACGGGGAGCCGATTGCACTTACAGCGTATGTCAAATCGTTGACGGATGGCTGCTTCATTACTTCGTCTCCGATGGGGAAAGGGCAGCCAGTCAATCTCGGCAAATCGGTCCGACTCCAAGCAAATGGGGTAGACATTCTCGTCTGCTCGGTCAAGACACAGGTGCTGGATGAGCAGATCTATCTTCTGCACGGTATCGATGTCACGCAATTCAAAATCGTTTCTTTGAAATCCAGCCAGCACTTCCGGGCGAGCTTTGAGCCGATCAGTGCGCAGATCATTACGGTAGATTCGCCAGGGCTGACTACACTGCGGTTCCAGTCGTTTGACTACAAACGCTTGAACAGACCGGTATATCCACTCGATCCTGTCAATCGTTCCTAG
- a CDS encoding SDR family NAD(P)-dependent oxidoreductase, whose translation MGSLNGQIAVVTGGGSGIGRAIAHQLSKQGAHVWVADLQEDSASRVVSEIKENGNQATSYRLDVSDSEEVARFFENVDQTCGRVDILINNAGIAGNPSLLTQMVDEEWKRMFNVHVHGSFYCLREAAKLMMRNRYGRVVNMSSLAAETSLAGFSHYGAAKYAIVGLTEAAAKELAGYQITVNAIKPGVIRSALTQGILGMAEDRLAETTPLKRIGEPEDIAKVVSMLVQPETSFVTGSSVVVDGGFRLMNEMDRVMLEALGK comes from the coding sequence ATGGGTTCATTAAACGGACAAATTGCGGTAGTTACAGGCGGAGGTAGCGGCATTGGCAGAGCAATTGCCCATCAGCTGAGCAAGCAGGGAGCGCATGTATGGGTTGCAGACCTGCAAGAAGATAGCGCATCACGAGTCGTATCAGAAATCAAGGAAAACGGAAATCAGGCTACCTCTTATCGTTTGGATGTGTCCGATTCGGAGGAGGTCGCACGTTTTTTTGAAAATGTGGATCAAACATGTGGGCGAGTAGATATTCTCATTAATAACGCAGGAATTGCGGGCAATCCGTCGCTGCTCACGCAGATGGTTGACGAAGAATGGAAGCGGATGTTCAATGTTCATGTGCACGGCTCGTTCTATTGTCTCCGAGAGGCAGCTAAGCTGATGATGAGAAATCGGTATGGTAGAGTAGTCAACATGTCATCCTTGGCCGCAGAGACTTCACTGGCCGGTTTTTCCCACTACGGGGCTGCCAAGTATGCGATCGTCGGTTTGACAGAAGCAGCGGCGAAAGAACTTGCTGGCTATCAGATCACCGTCAATGCAATCAAGCCTGGCGTCATCCGCTCAGCTCTCACCCAGGGAATTTTGGGCATGGCAGAGGATCGGCTCGCCGAAACCACACCGTTAAAACGAATCGGGGAACCTGAGGATATCGCCAAAGTGGTGTCGATGCTGGTACAGCCTGAAACGAGTTTTGTAACTGGTAGCTCTGTCGTGGTGGATGGAGGTTTTCGTCTTATGAATGAGATGGATCGTGTGATGCTTGAGGCGTTGGGAAAGTAA
- a CDS encoding zinc ribbon domain-containing protein — translation MSFFDKMKKGVTDAGSKAKTLVEVNKFRLNIQSLEAEIQERFKKIGQSVFESSSDEIGSEPTLDQKAKGNIVQFCQEIRSRQQEIVELNKKILELNHQKNCDKCGRLNQAEVKYCSECGHEFTQVVTIDVVAAQTTTESTMITCWKCHEPLSQNDRFCGKCGTSR, via the coding sequence ATGAGTTTTTTTGACAAGATGAAAAAAGGCGTTACCGATGCTGGCTCTAAAGCGAAAACATTGGTCGAAGTCAATAAATTCCGCCTGAATATTCAATCCCTAGAGGCAGAAATTCAAGAACGATTTAAAAAGATTGGCCAATCTGTTTTCGAATCAAGCTCAGACGAAATCGGTTCGGAACCAACATTGGATCAAAAGGCAAAGGGGAATATCGTACAGTTCTGCCAAGAAATTCGCTCCAGGCAACAGGAAATTGTTGAATTGAACAAGAAAATACTTGAGTTGAATCACCAAAAGAACTGCGACAAGTGTGGCAGACTGAATCAGGCGGAGGTCAAATACTGCTCGGAGTGCGGCCATGAGTTTACACAGGTGGTCACGATTGACGTGGTAGCTGCACAAACCACCACGGAAAGTACAATGATTACGTGCTGGAAATGCCACGAGCCCTTAAGTCAAAATGACCGATTTTGTGGAAAATGCGGAACTTCAAGGTAG
- a CDS encoding (deoxy)nucleoside triphosphate pyrophosphohydrolase — protein sequence MWEFPGGKIEQGETVEACLQRELREEMNISITPYEPFGVNDHFYGSTHNRLFAHMAKYISGEISLVDHDEYRWVERDQLQEYLFVPADIKFVEMLQKEA from the coding sequence ATGTGGGAATTCCCAGGCGGTAAGATTGAGCAGGGAGAAACGGTAGAAGCTTGCCTGCAAAGAGAACTGCGGGAAGAGATGAACATCTCAATCACGCCGTATGAGCCGTTCGGAGTAAACGATCATTTCTATGGGTCTACTCATAATCGTTTATTCGCACACATGGCAAAGTACATTAGCGGTGAAATATCGCTAGTAGACCACGATGAGTACCGATGGGTCGAGCGTGATCAGCTGCAAGAATATCTGTTTGTTCCGGCTGATATAAAGTTTGTGGAGATGCTACAAAAGGAAGCATAA
- a CDS encoding MurR/RpiR family transcriptional regulator, with the protein MESVHERIRKSYEQLTNQQKLVAKYILDEPNQVALHPAKVIGANSGTSETTVIRLCYSLGYSGFSELQNELRQMLLFPVIRESVVQSFHDTAYEFNDSDDVISFTMEQDVSFIQKTLNGLDRHLFDQATQSIVKAKKIIIVGGRSSFAPAYWLSFALNIIKGDTHLYRGQIDDANQLISEITEDWLMIALVFPRYLQDTLSFAKAAKEKGSKILVITDHELCPLGPVADVLLKVTTPPPATLRGMSSIFTLLNALVSGVSQIDQERVKNRIQRYDKSSEQFYPFVQES; encoded by the coding sequence GTGGAGAGCGTGCACGAGAGAATTCGTAAATCATATGAGCAGTTGACGAACCAGCAAAAATTAGTAGCAAAATATATTCTCGATGAACCGAATCAGGTGGCTCTCCATCCAGCGAAAGTGATAGGTGCTAACAGTGGGACAAGTGAAACAACAGTGATTCGCCTTTGTTACTCTCTGGGTTATTCCGGCTTTAGCGAGCTTCAAAATGAACTTCGTCAAATGCTGTTGTTTCCGGTCATTCGAGAGAGCGTCGTGCAATCCTTCCATGATACGGCCTATGAGTTTAACGATAGCGACGACGTGATTTCCTTTACCATGGAACAGGATGTCTCCTTTATCCAAAAAACATTGAATGGACTCGACCGTCACTTGTTTGATCAAGCCACCCAGAGCATTGTCAAAGCGAAAAAAATCATTATCGTGGGCGGTCGTTCTAGCTTTGCACCTGCCTACTGGCTATCATTCGCGCTAAATATTATCAAAGGTGATACACACCTCTACCGAGGACAGATCGACGATGCCAATCAATTAATCTCAGAAATAACCGAAGACTGGCTCATGATTGCACTCGTCTTTCCCCGTTACTTGCAGGATACGTTGTCTTTTGCCAAGGCGGCCAAAGAAAAGGGGAGCAAGATTTTAGTGATTACGGATCATGAGCTTTGTCCGCTCGGGCCTGTGGCTGACGTCCTGCTCAAGGTAACGACGCCACCTCCCGCCACTTTAAGAGGGATGTCTTCGATTTTTACCTTGTTAAATGCGCTGGTGAGCGGCGTGTCCCAGATCGATCAGGAACGGGTAAAAAATAGGATTCAACGGTACGACAAATCGAGCGAGCAGTTTTATCCGTTCGTCCAAGAAAGCTAG
- a CDS encoding DUF4268 domain-containing protein, which produces MNTVQLGKIKIIDPRELWSNEERDFTPWLAENIEALSEAIGFPIEVEQTEKAVGKYELDVVGKVVGTDKVVVIENQLEKSDHKHLGQLVTYAAGLNASVIIWVTPYVEDEHRRAVEWLNEITDEQVNFFLVRPEAFRINESLPAVKFYVETAPSHFVRNLREAYKREDAPRHTFRRMFWQEMFDYLAADNHPNAKGRQTSADSWVGFSVGKSGVSVNVCMGQGSKLRIELLLSASTREQNEKAYEMLKRKQIEIEKIMDGETVLWDEMGSAKSCRIAVNYAYDKARAEDDASYRKELFKWIAPNLSRLRRVGAEYLAKGNE; this is translated from the coding sequence TTGAACACCGTTCAATTGGGAAAGATCAAGATCATTGATCCGCGTGAGCTTTGGAGCAACGAGGAACGAGATTTCACGCCGTGGCTGGCTGAAAATATAGAGGCACTTTCTGAGGCAATCGGGTTTCCAATCGAGGTAGAGCAGACGGAGAAGGCTGTAGGGAAATACGAGCTGGATGTAGTAGGAAAGGTCGTAGGGACGGACAAGGTCGTCGTTATCGAAAATCAGCTGGAAAAGAGTGACCACAAGCACTTGGGGCAGTTGGTCACGTATGCAGCGGGCCTGAATGCTTCCGTCATTATATGGGTGACGCCGTATGTGGAAGATGAGCATCGCAGAGCGGTAGAGTGGTTGAACGAAATTACGGACGAGCAGGTGAACTTTTTTCTGGTCAGACCAGAAGCTTTTCGGATCAATGAGTCATTGCCAGCAGTAAAGTTTTACGTCGAAACGGCACCGAGCCATTTTGTTCGCAATCTGCGTGAGGCATACAAACGAGAGGATGCTCCCCGCCATACCTTTCGCAGGATGTTTTGGCAAGAAATGTTCGATTATCTCGCCGCTGACAATCATCCAAATGCAAAGGGCCGTCAAACTTCCGCGGATTCTTGGGTAGGTTTTTCCGTCGGGAAGTCCGGTGTGAGCGTGAATGTCTGTATGGGGCAGGGATCTAAGCTGCGAATTGAGCTTTTGTTAAGTGCTTCAACGAGGGAACAAAATGAAAAAGCTTATGAAATGCTGAAAAGAAAGCAGATTGAGATTGAAAAGATCATGGATGGGGAAACAGTCCTATGGGACGAGATGGGTTCGGCCAAGTCTTGCAGAATTGCCGTGAACTATGCTTATGACAAAGCGCGAGCGGAGGACGATGCCTCCTACAGAAAGGAACTGTTCAAGTGGATTGCCCCCAATCTGTCGCGGCTGCGAAGAGTGGGAGCCGAATATCTAGCGAAAGGCAATGAGTAG
- a CDS encoding ABC transporter permease — protein sequence MQRYLFRRILSLLGTLLGVTILIFLLVHLIPGDPVQYLLGDYPTDEAIAALNAQLGLDKPWVVQYFSFLGRLLQGDLGTSYITGYTVWQEIVDRFPITFQLALYSVVLATVIGVIVGVVSAVKQNTWVDRVVVFFSLIGISAPGFWIALFLIWIFAYRFPIFPISGYDGFFSLVLPAVTLALGEAGMIARMTRSSMLDVIKQDYMRTAQAKGAPHQWVILKHGLQNAIIPVITLIGLEFGALLAGAVVVETIFSLQGLGSLAIEAIGKRDLPTIQGLVFFIAFLFALTNLIVDLLYSWFDPRIKYD from the coding sequence TTGCAACGATACCTGTTTCGAAGAATATTGTCGCTCTTGGGGACGCTACTCGGCGTCACCATCCTCATCTTTCTGTTGGTGCATTTGATTCCAGGGGACCCCGTGCAGTATCTGCTCGGGGATTACCCCACGGATGAGGCGATAGCCGCACTCAATGCACAGCTGGGGCTCGATAAGCCTTGGGTTGTCCAGTATTTCAGCTTTCTCGGGAGGCTTTTGCAAGGCGATCTGGGCACGTCATACATCACGGGTTATACCGTTTGGCAAGAAATTGTGGATCGATTCCCGATCACTTTCCAACTGGCCTTGTACAGCGTGGTGCTTGCGACGGTCATAGGGGTGATCGTCGGCGTCGTCTCCGCGGTGAAGCAGAACACATGGGTCGATCGAGTCGTAGTCTTTTTCTCTTTGATCGGGATTTCGGCGCCAGGCTTTTGGATCGCTCTGTTTCTCATCTGGATCTTTGCCTACCGATTCCCGATCTTTCCGATTTCGGGATACGATGGATTCTTTTCACTCGTCTTGCCGGCTGTCACGCTTGCTTTGGGAGAAGCGGGGATGATTGCCCGGATGACACGCTCCAGCATGCTGGATGTGATCAAACAGGATTACATGCGTACCGCTCAGGCAAAGGGAGCCCCTCATCAGTGGGTCATTCTCAAGCACGGGCTGCAAAATGCGATCATTCCGGTCATTACGCTGATTGGTCTGGAATTTGGGGCACTCTTGGCAGGTGCGGTCGTGGTAGAGACGATCTTTTCCTTGCAGGGCTTGGGCAGTCTGGCGATTGAGGCAATCGGGAAGCGGGATTTACCGACGATTCAAGGGCTTGTCTTCTTTATCGCATTTTTGTTTGCCCTAACCAATCTGATCGTCGATTTGTTGTACAGCTGGTTTGATCCACGGATTAAATACGACTAG
- a CDS encoding ImmA/IrrE family metallo-endopeptidase has protein sequence MLHYYERTILEEWVEKFYIMNNIRTPSDLSIENISALLGIGVTFAPGVSDEVMFDEEYTHIFINSHYSPEHRWEVFCHELCHPLRHMGNQGNLPNEFRKLQEMEANAFQFYAAIPFFMIRKIRIPEHENEMIELLAREFGVTHRFAKKRLEQIQRRISHGRVHQEIAKSISGQKQS, from the coding sequence ATGCTCCATTATTACGAACGAACCATCCTGGAAGAATGGGTCGAGAAATTTTACATCATGAATAACATCAGAACCCCTTCGGACTTATCCATCGAAAACATTTCTGCTTTATTAGGAATTGGTGTGACATTCGCCCCTGGAGTCAGCGACGAAGTCATGTTTGATGAAGAATATACACATATCTTCATCAATTCACATTATTCCCCAGAGCATCGTTGGGAAGTGTTCTGCCATGAGCTATGCCATCCTCTCAGACATATGGGGAATCAGGGCAACCTTCCGAATGAATTTCGAAAACTGCAGGAAATGGAGGCAAATGCATTTCAGTTCTATGCTGCCATCCCCTTCTTCATGATCCGTAAGATCAGAATACCGGAGCATGAAAATGAAATGATCGAGCTGCTTGCCAGAGAATTCGGAGTAACACACCGATTTGCGAAGAAGCGATTGGAGCAAATCCAGCGAAGGATCTCGCATGGTCGAGTGCATCAGGAAATTGCAAAGAGCATTTCCGGTCAAAAACAAAGCTGA
- a CDS encoding helix-turn-helix domain-containing protein, giving the protein MDEFDMNNFAKKLKNEREKKKNLDPKWTQGYVAQLIGVARPTYTAYENGTKQPPMETVNKIANLFAISTDYLYGKTNNPTPTTRKDDLLNLATSISRAFHDFDALPEDEKQFLFEELPETVKWKLEEFRKHKARILEQGRKNHN; this is encoded by the coding sequence ATGGATGAATTTGATATGAATAATTTTGCTAAAAAACTGAAAAATGAGAGAGAAAAAAAGAAAAACCTGGATCCTAAATGGACTCAGGGATACGTTGCACAATTAATTGGTGTTGCACGCCCTACCTATACAGCATATGAAAATGGAACAAAACAGCCGCCAATGGAAACGGTCAATAAGATCGCAAACCTCTTTGCGATCTCTACAGATTACCTGTATGGAAAAACGAATAACCCTACCCCAACTACAAGAAAAGACGACTTACTAAATTTGGCGACAAGTATTAGCCGTGCCTTTCATGATTTTGATGCATTACCCGAAGATGAAAAGCAATTTTTATTCGAGGAATTACCTGAGACGGTTAAATGGAAACTAGAGGAATTCAGGAAGCATAAGGCGCGGATATTGGAGCAGGGCAGGAAAAATCATAACTAA
- a CDS encoding ABC transporter substrate-binding protein, whose product MKKRRYTSLATIGLSVTLLLAACSSGTSTTGTGTSSAGTNSNPTTAPQAATSGGTLVVAAPIEPDTLDPQITTWLDNSNNQPYDSILSRDLQGKLVPHLAESWQVSDDGKVWTLVMRKDVKFQSGAPMTAESVKASIERFAAISPVKDLAGPIDKIEATDAQTVKVYFKEPFAPFANMLVGTFLAPFDPERLKEKGEKFGEAPLATGPFMNPEVKRGASVTYVKNPDYKWALPFADNQGAAHVDKLVFRFLKDDDTRILEFKKGTVNILQEVPSTYVEELKAIPGTKIETSMEQGMKYLGFNNQKEIFKDVRIKQAIAMAVDREPIVQYALSGFAKPIYGPLPPTIPGYSEKIENMAKEMYGHNVDKAKQLLAEAGYTDSNGDGIADKGGKPLSFELLLSDDPALQRVAQILQSQLKEIGVDIKIAVTDIATVKDRSTKGNHELFLLFFGLNDPDILYLLMQTNNSKRVHYSNPKVDELLAKGRTTMKEEDRMKVYEEAEEILVKDPPWVPLYVSESVTATRNIEGYKMNPFTGDIPFADISITK is encoded by the coding sequence ATGAAGAAGAGGCGTTATACCAGCTTGGCGACGATCGGACTCAGTGTTACCTTGCTGCTTGCTGCTTGCTCATCGGGAACCAGTACTACTGGCACAGGTACTAGCTCCGCAGGCACGAATTCAAATCCAACAACGGCTCCACAGGCAGCAACGAGTGGAGGCACTCTCGTCGTGGCGGCACCAATCGAGCCCGACACGCTGGACCCACAAATAACAACATGGCTGGACAATTCCAATAACCAGCCGTACGATTCCATCTTGAGCCGCGATTTGCAGGGGAAATTGGTACCTCATCTGGCTGAATCCTGGCAGGTCTCCGATGACGGGAAAGTATGGACGCTGGTGATGCGTAAAGACGTCAAGTTCCAATCGGGTGCGCCAATGACAGCAGAATCCGTCAAAGCATCGATCGAGCGGTTCGCTGCTATTTCGCCGGTCAAAGATCTCGCAGGTCCGATTGACAAGATCGAGGCGACGGACGCACAAACGGTGAAGGTGTATTTCAAAGAACCGTTTGCTCCATTCGCCAACATGCTCGTAGGTACCTTCCTCGCTCCTTTTGATCCAGAACGGCTCAAGGAAAAAGGGGAGAAATTCGGAGAGGCACCTCTCGCTACAGGGCCGTTCATGAACCCGGAAGTAAAACGGGGAGCGTCCGTGACGTACGTCAAAAACCCGGATTACAAATGGGCGTTGCCTTTCGCTGATAACCAAGGGGCAGCACACGTCGACAAGCTCGTCTTCCGCTTCCTAAAAGATGATGACACGCGCATCCTCGAATTTAAAAAAGGGACGGTTAACATCTTGCAAGAGGTTCCGAGCACGTATGTAGAAGAACTAAAAGCGATTCCTGGCACCAAAATCGAAACCTCCATGGAACAAGGCATGAAGTATCTTGGCTTTAACAACCAGAAAGAGATCTTCAAGGACGTACGTATCAAGCAAGCAATCGCGATGGCTGTAGATCGGGAGCCAATCGTGCAGTATGCCCTGTCTGGATTTGCCAAACCAATCTATGGCCCACTGCCTCCGACCATCCCTGGCTACAGTGAGAAGATCGAGAACATGGCAAAGGAAATGTACGGCCACAATGTGGACAAAGCGAAGCAGCTTCTGGCTGAGGCAGGCTATACCGACAGCAACGGAGATGGCATCGCGGATAAAGGTGGCAAACCGCTCTCCTTTGAATTGCTCCTGTCCGATGATCCAGCGCTGCAGCGTGTTGCGCAAATCTTGCAAAGTCAGCTGAAAGAGATTGGCGTGGACATCAAAATCGCGGTGACGGATATAGCGACCGTAAAAGATCGTTCAACAAAAGGGAATCACGAGCTCTTCCTGCTGTTTTTCGGGCTGAATGACCCAGATATTCTGTACCTGCTGATGCAGACCAATAATTCGAAGCGCGTCCACTATTCGAATCCAAAAGTAGATGAGCTGCTCGCCAAAGGTCGCACGACGATGAAAGAAGAAGACCGGATGAAAGTCTACGAAGAAGCGGAAGAAATCCTGGTGAAGGATCCACCGTGGGTACCTCTGTACGTGAGCGAGTCCGTAACAGCGACGCGCAATATTGAGGGCTACAAGATGAACCCATTCACTGGTGACATTCCGTTTGCAGACATCAGCATTACGAAATAA
- a CDS encoding helix-turn-helix transcriptional regulator — MREWLKDRRERKCLTQEQASELCGISRSYYTHIENDVKTPTVKVAKVIAEVLDFDWTSFFKEEGSLKEHFP, encoded by the coding sequence ATGCGCGAATGGCTAAAAGACAGGCGTGAGCGAAAATGTCTTACGCAGGAACAGGCTTCAGAATTGTGCGGGATCTCGCGAAGTTATTACACCCATATCGAAAACGATGTAAAAACACCTACTGTTAAGGTAGCCAAAGTGATTGCTGAGGTCCTTGATTTCGATTGGACGAGCTTTTTTAAAGAAGAAGGTTCCTTAAAGGAACATTTTCCGTGA